Sequence from the Amycolatopsis sp. NBC_00345 genome:
CGACGGCGTCGTCCAGTGAGTCGTCCGGGACCACGCGGTTGACGAGGCCCCAGTCGAGCGCGGTCGCCGCGTCCACGACGTCGCCGGTCAGGGCCAGTTCCATCAGGCGCTTGCGGCCGATGGAGCGCGCCACCGGCACCGCGGGCGTGTGGCAGAACCAGCCGCCTTTGCCGCCAGGGAGAGCGAAACCCGCCGACGCCGCCGCGACGGCCAGGTCGCACGACGCCACCAGCTGGCAGCCCGCCGCCGTCGCCAGGCCGTGCACCCGCGCGATCACGACCTGCGGCAACGACTGCATGGTCCGCATCAGCTCGGTGCACAGCGTCAGCAACGAGCGCACGCCCATCAGGTCGCGGGAGGCGACGTCGCCGAAGTCGTGGCCCGCGGAGAACACCGGGCCGGCGCCGGCGAGCACGATGCCCGTCGCGTCGGTCTCACCCGCCGAGCGGAACGCCGCGAGCAGCTCACTCAAGTGGTCGGCGGACAGCGAGTTGCGCCGCGCCGCGCGGTTCATGGTGACGGTGATCGTGTCCCCGTCCCGTTTCACCAGGATGTGCTCGTACTCGCCCATCCCCCGACCGTACAGCGCTGTTCGTTACTAATCCGACGGCCGTCCTCGGCGGAAAGGGTTTCTACGAGCAGATCGGCTGCAGCCCGTTTCCGCCTACTTTCGGTCGGATTAGTAACCCTGCGGCGTCAGGAACGGAACGTGCGCCGGTACGAGTCCGGGCCCACGCCGACCTCGGCGCGCAGCCGTCGCCGCAGGTTCGCGGCCGTGCCGAGGCCGGACCGCTGCGCGACGCGCTCCACCGGCAGCTCCGTGGTTTCCAGCAGCCGCTGCGCGTAGCGGACGCGCTGCACGCGCAGCCAGCGCCCGGGCGTCGCGCCGGTGGCGGCCGCGAACTCGCGGTGGAACGTCCGCTCGCTCATCCCGGCGTGCCCGACGAGGTCGTCGACGCCGATGTCCTCGCCCAGCCGGCCCATCGCCCAGTCCATAGTGGACGACAGACCCGGCCGGGACGGCTTGGCCGGCAACGGGTTCTCGACGTACTGCCGCTGCCCACCCTCGCGCGCGGGCGGCATCACCAGCCGCCGCGCGAGCCGCGACGCGACGTCCGCGCCGTGGTCGCGGCGGACCAGGTACAGGCAGAGGTCGAGCCCGCCGACCACCCCCGCCGACGTGAGCACGCCGCCGGACTCGGTGTAGAGCACGTCGCGCTGAAGGTCGGCGCCCGGCGCGGCGACGGCCAGCGCGTCGAGGTCGCGCCAGTACGTGGTGGCCGGGCGGCCGTCGAGCAGCCCGGCCGCGGCCAGCGTGAACGCGCCGGAGCACAGCCCCGCCACCGTCGCGCCCGCGCGGTGCGCCCGGCGCAGCGCCGCACGGGCCGGGCCGGGAACGTCGGCCAGCGGGTCGTCGCGGCCGGGCGCGAGCACGAGGTCGCAGCCGTCGAGACCGGCGAGCCCGTGCGTGGCCGCGACCTCCCCGAACGGCGAGACCGGCGTGCGCCCGCGCCCCGCGGCGCACAGCCGCACGGAAAACGGGCCGATCCCGCTGTCGGTGCGGTCCTGGGCCCACACCTCGGCGATCACCGCGAGGTCGAACATCCGGCTGCCCGGCAGGAGCAGTACCCCGATCGTGCGCATGGCAGAAAAGTACCGCATCGCGCGTCTCCTGCCACTGTCCGCGACGTCGGCGGGGAGCCAGACTCGTCCGTATGACCGCACTCATCCTGATCGACGTCCAGCGCGGGTTCGACGAGCCGGGGTCCTGGGGCCCGCGCAACAACCCCGGGGCGGAGGCGAACATCAAGGCCCTGCTCGACGCGTGGCAGGAGCGCCGGCTGCCCGTCGTCCTGGTGCACCACGACTCGGCGAAGCCGGATTCGCCACTGCGCCCGGGCCAGCCGGGCCACGACTTCAAGTCCGAACTCGACGGCGCCCGCCCCGACCTGGTGTTCGGCAAGAAGGTGAACTCCGCCTTCATCGGCGACGTCGACCTCGACGCCTGGCTCAAGACGCGGGGCATCCGCAGCTTCGTGCTGGCCGGCATCCAGACCAACTTCTGCTGCGAGACCACCGCCCGCATGGGCGGCAACCTCGGCTACGACGTCACCTTCGCCCTCGACGCGACATACACCTTCGACCTGCCCGGCATCGACGGCGACGTCGTGACGGCGGACGAGCTGTACCGCGTGACGGCGGCGAACCTGGCCAACCAGTTCGCCACGGTGAGGTCCACAAAGGATATATTGGCCGGGATGGGCTAAGGGATGTCTCGTAATCCGGTCTCGGGCTCGCTGGGCCGGCAGGTGATCATCTGGAAGCTGGCCGCCTGACCGGGCCGCTGTATCGCTAAGCTACCAGGACCATTCAGGCTTCGAAGGCGTGCTTCACTTCGCGGGTCGGATCGAGGTCGCGGAGTCCGTTTCCCGGCCGGACATCTACTGGGACGTCAACGTGCGCGGGTCCCTCGCACTGCTGGAGGCGGCCCGCGCGGCGCACGTCCAGCGCATGATCTTCTCGTCGACCGGTTCGATGTACCGGGGCGCGGGCGACGAGAAGCTCGCCGAGACCGCCAAGGTGGAACCGCGCAATCCTTATGCGGCCAGCAAGCTCATGGTCGACTTGATGTTGTCCGCGGAAGCTGCGGCGTTCGGCCTCGGCGCGACGAGCCTGCGCTATTTCAACGCGGCCGGCGCGGTCGGCGAACTCGGTGAGCGGCACGACCCGGAGAGCCATCTCATCCCCATCGTGTTGCAGGTCGCGGCCGGCAAGCGAGAGCAGTTGCAGATGTACGG
This genomic interval carries:
- a CDS encoding cysteine hydrolase family protein, producing the protein MTALILIDVQRGFDEPGSWGPRNNPGAEANIKALLDAWQERRLPVVLVHHDSAKPDSPLRPGQPGHDFKSELDGARPDLVFGKKVNSAFIGDVDLDAWLKTRGIRSFVLAGIQTNFCCETTARMGGNLGYDVTFALDATYTFDLPGIDGDVVTADELYRVTAANLANQFATVRSTKDILAGMG
- a CDS encoding GlxA family transcriptional regulator, with amino-acid sequence MRTIGVLLLPGSRMFDLAVIAEVWAQDRTDSGIGPFSVRLCAAGRGRTPVSPFGEVAATHGLAGLDGCDLVLAPGRDDPLADVPGPARAALRRAHRAGATVAGLCSGAFTLAAAGLLDGRPATTYWRDLDALAVAAPGADLQRDVLYTESGGVLTSAGVVGGLDLCLYLVRRDHGADVASRLARRLVMPPAREGGQRQYVENPLPAKPSRPGLSSTMDWAMGRLGEDIGVDDLVGHAGMSERTFHREFAAATGATPGRWLRVQRVRYAQRLLETTELPVERVAQRSGLGTAANLRRRLRAEVGVGPDSYRRTFRS
- a CDS encoding enoyl-CoA hydratase-related protein codes for the protein MGEYEHILVKRDGDTITVTMNRAARRNSLSADHLSELLAAFRSAGETDATGIVLAGAGPVFSAGHDFGDVASRDLMGVRSLLTLCTELMRTMQSLPQVVIARVHGLATAAGCQLVASCDLAVAAASAGFALPGGKGGWFCHTPAVPVARSIGRKRLMELALTGDVVDAATALDWGLVNRVVPDDSLDDAVAELLARATRGSRASKAMGKQTLYAQLDRPEADAYALAVEVMASASQLPGAREGMAAFLEKRHAEWPD